TTCTAGCTTTTTGCATTTCATTCTGCAAGCAATGGCCGTTGATTAATGCACTATAGGTAACAACATCAGGCTCAATGCCTCGCTTTATCATTGCGTCAACAATATCTTCAGCTTCAGAGACCATCCCTTCCTTGCAATGCGCATGAACCAATGTATTATACGCGACAACATCAGGCTCAATGCCTTGCTTTCTCATTGTGTCAACGATCTCTACAGCTTTAGAAATCGTTCCTTCCTTGCAAAGTGTATCAATCAATAAAGTATATGTGACAATATTAAGTAAAATATTGTTATCAACCATTTCATTCAAAAGCCTTGTTGCCTCCTCCTGCTGGCCCAAATTACACATACCATGAATTAAGCAGTTATAAGTAAAGATATTTGGTCTAATGCCTTTAACCTTCACTTCAGAGAAGAGGTCGAGAGCCTCCTTTAACAACCCGTTCTTACAAAGACAGTCAATGACAGTGCTATATGCTACAATATTGGGTTCATAACCTCTGCCTTCCATCAACCTTAGAAACCTAACAGCTCTATCAGTATTGCCGGTCTTAGACAACCCCTTAAGTACTGTATTGTAAACAATCAAATTAGGTTGATACCTTTTTCAGTCATTTCATCGAACATACAAACGGCCTCAGAAATCTTACTTTGATTACAAAGCCCATTTATCAAAGTTGAAAAAGTTACAGCACTAGGTTCAACACCTAACTTCAGCATTTTCCCCAAAACAGACAACCCAAAATCAATTCGACCTAATTGACAAAAGCAATTAATCAAGATGCTCACAGAATAAACATCATGGGAAACGCCTAATAATTCCATCTGGCTACACATAGAAACAACAATGGCATAATGTTTCATTCTAACAATGGCtgcaaataatttagtgaattccAGAATTGAAGGCACTTGGTACCTGCCAATCATCTTATtgaacaaaatcaaagcatgatcAACATTCTCGAAGCCATCATCCCCTTTTCCCTTTCCTCTAACAGACATGGCTTTCTTACTTAAGGCTTTGATGTGGGGAGCAATGGtgttagaagaagaagaagaagagtggAAGTTAGA
The genomic region above belongs to Gossypium hirsutum isolate 1008001.06 chromosome D05, Gossypium_hirsutum_v2.1, whole genome shotgun sequence and contains:
- the LOC107903596 gene encoding pentatricopeptide repeat-containing protein At1g12775, mitochondrial-like, whose product is MEGRGYEPNIVAYSTVIDCLCKNGLLKEALDLFSEVKVKGIRPNIFTYNCLIHGMCNLGQQEEATRLLNEMVDNNILLNIVTYTLLIDTLCKEGTISKAVEIVDTMRKQGIEPDVVAYNTLVHAHCKEGMVSEAEDIVDAMIKRGIEPDVVTYSALINGHCLQNEMQKARSVFNLMIEKGCEPDIVTYSTMINGYCNGKRLDKAMELFHEISRKRPIPHTVTYNTLMQSMFQLGKVSTACELFRKMLASGQVPDRPV
- the LOC107903598 gene encoding pentatricopeptide repeat-containing protein At1g12300, mitochondrial-like — translated: MGAKNGLNVRAMGEVPNVDVSNHPSTIDIGVDDMGKLPSSFILRSLVNGGSHLSNFHSSSSSSNTIAPHIKALSKKAMSVRGKGKGDDGFENVDHALILFNKMIGRYQVPSILEFTKLFAAIVRMKHYAIVVSMCSQMELLGVSHDVYSVSILINCFCQLGRIDFGLSVLGKMLKLGVEPSAVTFSTLINGLCNQSKISEAVCMFDEMTEKGINLI